The following is a genomic window from Rhodothermus profundi.
TCCCCATGACGATTGCTGGCTCCGGCCAGCGGCCGTGCACCTTTGAGGAGCTGGCTCGGATGGATAGCGAAAACTATCCGATGTTGGGCTTCCTGCGCATGGATGTGGACAACCTGGGAGCGCTTTTTGTAGTGGGATTGCGCGATGCGTTCAGTGAGCTTCCCTTTACCCTGCATCGAACCGCTGCGCTCTCCCGGGAGCTGGACCGCTTCTTTGGGGGCCACATTAACCGCCTGGCCGAAGGATACGATATCTACTTGGTCTATGCTGGAGGCGACGATCTGTTTGCCGTGGGCTCTTGGGTGCGCGTGCTGCGCTTCGCTCGAAGCGTGCAGGCAAAACTGTGCGCCTACAGCGGCAATAATCCGTCCGTAACCGTTTCGGCCGGTCTGTCCATCCATAAAGAACACTTTCCCATCACTGTGGCGGCCGAAACAGCCGGTGAAGAAGAAGAGCATGCCAAAAATGCCGGCAAAAACCGCATCGCGTTATTCAGTACACCAGTAGAGTGGAGTCAACTACCCTTCCTTCTGGACGAGCTAGCCGAGTCGCTGCTCCGATCCGTACAGGATGACCAGTTGCCCGACAATCAGCGCATTCCCCGGACTTTCCTGCACACTCTGCTACGCTACAGCTATGAAGTACTCGACCGCCAGAAAGGCTGCATCGACCTGAAGGCGCTGGCCCGACTCAATCACCTGTTGCACTATGCCTTTGCCCGACGTGGAGTGCATGAAGCCCTGCTGCACACGCCTTCCGACCATCCCAACCAACCGCTAGTCCAGCTCGCCCGCTGCTTTTTGCTGGAGCGTCCAGACCGCAGCGAGTGGTTCCGTACGTTTGTCATTCCAGCCGCGTACGTACTCCTGAAAACCCGAAAACAACGCGACTGAACCCGTGCAACAATCCGCAATACTACCATGAGCAAATTCTCTATTCCGGACGATCTGGCTCGGTGCAAGCCCGAAGAGATCGATCGGATAGCCGACCAGATGGGAAAAGCTTTTAAGAATATCAAAACAGCCCAGTTGCGCAACGTCTTTGCTCATATAAACCGGATGCGAACGCGCTGGCGCCACGATCAGGACTTCCAGAAGCTCCGCCGCGATCTGGTCATGCTCAAACCTCGACTGGCCTATGCTGCCGGCCGCCAGAGGGAGGTACGTGAAATGAGCGAGGCCTTTCGGAAGGCAATTAATGCCGTGCTGGCCTCTAAGGATTTCGGGGAGGCATTGCGCAACTTCTTTGACCTGATTGAAGCCGTGGTTGCTTATCACAAATACTACGGGGACAAGGATAACTAAACCAGGAATATACCATGGCCAGTTTTCTGGGAAATATCATTCTGAAAGGCAAAATGGAATGCCTGACCGGGCTGCACATCGGCGGCTCGAAAGAGAAATTTGAAATTGGAGGGGTCGATCAGCCCGTCATTCGCGATCCGGTAACGAACGAGCCCTACGTGCCCGGTTCTTCGCTCAAGGGTAAAATGCGAGCGTTGCTGGCTTTTGCGCTGGGCAAGGCAGACCAGGATCCGAACTACAAAACATTCGATCCTGACTGTCCCCTCCAGCGGGTCTTTGGCTCCTCAGCTGAAACGCGTAGCATTGGCCCCTCACGCCTGATCGTGCGGGATGCCTTTCCCGACGAGGAGACCCGGAAGCGATGGGAGGAAATGGAAACAGAGTTACTCTATACCGAGCTCAAAGCAGAAAACAGCGTCGATCGACTCACGTCAGCAGCCAATCCACGTTTTTCTGAGCGCGTGGTGCGTGGTTCGACATTCAATGTGGAGTTCATTTTCAGCGTGTATGAGCTGAAAGACCTAGATTTCTTCCCCTACGTCTTGGAGGGATTACGGCTGCTGGAGCATTCCTGGCTGGGGAGGAGTGGCACGCGGGGCTATGGACAGGTCGCCTTCCGGCTGGCCGAACCACTCGTGGTTACCCTGGAGGATTACCGCACTGGCAGCGACGCCTACCGACAGGCCAGCCGTCCTCACGAGGAGCTGAAGGAATTTCCACTGCGTCCCTCTGACTTCAATGCCCAACGCATCGCACAACTGAAAGAGAAATTTGCCCCGACACAGGGATGACGCTTCAGGTAATTTATCTGCATCCGCGTGCGTCATACCGGACGCCACTACGGTCTGATACGCTCTGGGGATTGCTGATGGTTGCCCTGCGCGTGGTAGCAGGAGATCGAGAAGCCGACGCCTTCATCGAAGCTTGCGCGGCCGGCCAGCCCCCCGTTCGACTTTCGTCAGCTTTTCCGTTTGTCCAGGAGACCACACCCGCAGGCGCATCGGTCATTCATCACTTTTTTCCCCGACCAACTCTACCGCCACCATCTCTGCCCGATTCAGCTACGACTGACCCACGCACACTCTTCGACCAGATGCAGCAGGGAAAGAAAACCAAATCGATTCAATGGATCCCGCAGGCTCTTTTTGAAGCGGTGCTGCAGGGTGAACTGGACGAAGCCGGCTTGCGCCGCGCCCTGCAGGCGTACAGAGGCCCCTGGCCCCGAGTAGCCGTTCAGGACAACCTGCATACGTCGATCGACCGTCTGACTGGCACCACCCGCCAAGAAAA
Proteins encoded in this region:
- the csm2 gene encoding type III-A CRISPR-associated protein Csm2 codes for the protein MSKFSIPDDLARCKPEEIDRIADQMGKAFKNIKTAQLRNVFAHINRMRTRWRHDQDFQKLRRDLVMLKPRLAYAAGRQREVREMSEAFRKAINAVLASKDFGEALRNFFDLIEAVVAYHKYYGDKDN
- the csm3 gene encoding type III-A CRISPR-associated RAMP protein Csm3 produces the protein MASFLGNIILKGKMECLTGLHIGGSKEKFEIGGVDQPVIRDPVTNEPYVPGSSLKGKMRALLAFALGKADQDPNYKTFDPDCPLQRVFGSSAETRSIGPSRLIVRDAFPDEETRKRWEEMETELLYTELKAENSVDRLTSAANPRFSERVVRGSTFNVEFIFSVYELKDLDFFPYVLEGLRLLEHSWLGRSGTRGYGQVAFRLAEPLVVTLEDYRTGSDAYRQASRPHEELKEFPLRPSDFNAQRIAQLKEKFAPTQG
- the csm4 gene encoding type III-A CRISPR-associated RAMP protein Csm4 — protein: MTLQVIYLHPRASYRTPLRSDTLWGLLMVALRVVAGDREADAFIEACAAGQPPVRLSSAFPFVQETTPAGASVIHHFFPRPTLPPPSLPDSATTDPRTLFDQMQQGKKTKSIQWIPQALFEAVLQGELDEAGLRRALQAYRGPWPRVAVQDNLHTSIDRLTGTTRQENDSGQLFYSREFYLGRRQGLFFLCTGEVERLLPAIRYLHHTGWGGDSSVGKGHFDWQRSTMTLKVPARPTHRVLLSLYSPRTDELAHLRRHPEQTWYRLERRQGYAGAHRLPGRAYRKRPLYMLAEGTVVPDPGHPLCGTVHEVLTVGSVRVRHSGLALDVPACISRS